Proteins found in one Paenibacillus borealis genomic segment:
- a CDS encoding ABC transporter ATP-binding protein, whose product MAAVLEVTNLCKTYIVNKGQNNVLRNINLTLHEGEFVSVMGPSGSGKSTLLYTVSGMDRLTAGEVVFDGQSLSQLSEKGMADLRLHKMGFIFQQMHMLSNLSVYDNIILSGYQALSGKGSGRSRSDVNQYADALMRKLNIIETAGHDITEVSGGQLQRACICRALINEPAMLFADEPTGALNSKAAQEVMNELCRINREGTTLMIVTHDVKVAAQSDKVLYMVDGNIQGEHVLGKYSPEQGSRERERSLTGWLMEMGW is encoded by the coding sequence ATGGCAGCCGTATTGGAAGTAACCAATCTATGCAAAACCTATATCGTTAATAAAGGACAGAATAATGTCCTGCGGAATATCAATCTTACACTTCATGAAGGGGAGTTCGTGTCGGTGATGGGACCTTCCGGCTCGGGCAAATCGACGCTACTCTATACCGTCAGCGGAATGGACCGGCTCACGGCGGGGGAAGTGGTGTTTGACGGACAGAGTCTCTCGCAGCTCTCCGAGAAAGGTATGGCTGATCTGCGTCTGCATAAGATGGGTTTTATCTTTCAGCAGATGCATATGCTGAGCAATCTGTCCGTTTATGATAATATCATTCTATCGGGCTATCAGGCCTTATCCGGGAAGGGAAGCGGGCGCAGCCGCAGTGATGTCAATCAATACGCCGATGCGCTAATGCGGAAGCTGAACATTATTGAAACGGCCGGGCATGACATTACGGAGGTATCCGGCGGACAGCTGCAGCGGGCCTGTATATGCCGGGCACTGATTAATGAGCCTGCGATGCTATTTGCCGATGAACCGACTGGTGCACTTAATTCGAAAGCTGCACAGGAAGTAATGAATGAGCTGTGCCGGATCAACCGTGAAGGGACCACGCTGATGATTGTCACCCATGATGTGAAGGTAGCTGCACAGAGTGATAAGGTATTATATATGGTGGATGGCAATATCCAGGGGGAGCATGTCCTGGGCAAATATTCACCGGAACAGGGTTCGAGGGAACGTGAACGCAGCCTGACGGGCTGGCTGATGGAGATGGGCTGGTAA
- a CDS encoding GNAT family N-acetyltransferase → MIELNFEDYPAVEVFFAGKKQHIPALSVLQGNYPGRVFADDAASPSLAVVWATGRWMYAAGDITSELNRMKLTAFLQTQVIPGCKRRQENWFEIYTDDCDAWTALFTPGYAGLKVYRHMESVYEFNQAKFNQPEGKVTEDASGSGVTVDYREFPVLEDYEEELSGIHNRFRSLTTTGAVVKVEGQAVSVCKNNGFTVNNSYFIDVDTYSEAERGKGYASLAARSLIGYYLERGQLPLWETTHENTASHRLALKLGFEPVESYPVFAFVLE, encoded by the coding sequence ATGATTGAGCTGAATTTTGAGGATTATCCTGCGGTTGAAGTTTTTTTTGCCGGTAAGAAGCAGCATATTCCCGCATTGTCAGTCTTGCAGGGGAATTATCCCGGGCGGGTATTTGCCGATGATGCAGCTTCACCCTCCCTTGCCGTGGTCTGGGCTACAGGGAGATGGATGTATGCAGCCGGTGATATCACTTCAGAGCTGAACAGGATGAAACTGACAGCATTTTTGCAGACCCAAGTGATTCCCGGCTGCAAGCGTCGGCAGGAGAACTGGTTCGAGATATACACAGATGATTGTGACGCGTGGACGGCGTTATTTACACCTGGATATGCCGGATTGAAGGTATACAGACATATGGAATCTGTATATGAATTCAATCAAGCAAAATTTAATCAGCCTGAGGGCAAGGTTACGGAGGATGCTTCAGGTAGCGGCGTGACCGTTGACTACAGGGAATTTCCTGTTCTGGAGGATTATGAAGAGGAATTGTCCGGCATACATAACCGGTTTCGCAGCCTGACAACCACCGGAGCTGTGGTGAAGGTAGAGGGCCAGGCAGTCTCTGTCTGTAAGAATAACGGCTTCACCGTTAACAACAGTTATTTCATTGATGTGGATACATACTCAGAAGCTGAGCGCGGCAAAGGATACGCATCGCTAGCCGCCCGGTCACTGATTGGTTATTACCTTGAGCGGGGCCAGCTTCCGTTGTGGGAAACCACACATGAGAATACCGCGTCACATAGGTTAGCACTGAAGCTGGGATTCGAGCCTGTGGAGAGCTATCCGGTGTTTGCTTTTGTATTGGAGTGA
- a CDS encoding aldo/keto reductase has product MKYRKLGNTGLSVSEVSFGTWAIGGDWGTSRDEDGLKGLQLAMEQGVNFFDTADVYGSGHAEELLAKATKGKQDDIHIATKFCRAGDIHDPDNYSARRISEYCEQSLRRLEREAIDLYQIHCPPIEILRDGSVFEALDQLKAEGKIRHYGVSVETIEEGLLCLEYPGVEALQVIFNLFRQQPALELLPRAAAHGAGILVRLPLASGLLTGKFTETTTFQENDHRNFNANGEQFNVGETFAGLPFVTGARLARKLEWIAEGRGNMARASMRWILDHPAVSCVIPGFKNEAQVADNLATLDVPSYSSADMERLSAFYQAEVAPHIRGGV; this is encoded by the coding sequence ATGAAATACCGCAAGCTTGGAAATACAGGCCTGTCTGTAAGTGAAGTCAGCTTTGGCACTTGGGCGATTGGCGGGGACTGGGGCACCAGCAGGGATGAAGACGGGCTTAAGGGCTTACAGCTAGCGATGGAGCAGGGGGTTAATTTCTTTGATACTGCTGACGTATACGGCTCCGGGCATGCGGAAGAGCTGCTGGCCAAGGCAACCAAAGGCAAGCAGGATGATATACATATTGCCACCAAGTTCTGCCGTGCCGGTGATATTCATGACCCGGATAACTACTCTGCGCGCAGAATAAGCGAATACTGTGAACAGAGTCTGCGGCGGCTTGAACGGGAAGCGATTGATCTGTATCAGATCCACTGTCCGCCGATTGAAATCCTTAGAGACGGCAGTGTCTTCGAGGCGCTCGACCAATTGAAAGCCGAAGGTAAAATCCGCCACTATGGTGTAAGTGTCGAAACTATCGAGGAAGGGCTGCTATGCCTTGAATATCCGGGAGTGGAGGCGCTGCAGGTCATCTTCAATCTGTTCCGCCAGCAGCCTGCACTGGAACTGCTGCCGCGCGCTGCTGCCCATGGCGCTGGTATCCTGGTGCGCCTGCCGCTGGCCAGCGGACTGCTGACCGGCAAGTTCACGGAGACCACCACGTTCCAGGAGAACGATCACCGCAACTTCAACGCGAACGGCGAGCAGTTCAACGTCGGCGAGACCTTTGCCGGCCTGCCGTTTGTTACCGGTGCCCGGCTGGCCCGCAAGCTGGAGTGGATCGCTGAAGGACGCGGCAATATGGCCAGAGCCTCCATGCGCTGGATTCTGGACCATCCGGCAGTCAGCTGTGTGATTCCAGGGTTCAAGAACGAAGCTCAGGTAGCGGATAATCTCGCTACATTAGACGTGCCTTCCTATAGTTCAGCTGACATGGAGCGCCTAAGTGCATTTTATCAGGCTGAGGTTGCTCCGCATATCCGCGGAGGTGTATAG
- a CDS encoding TOBE domain-containing protein → MKISARNQFEGTVVSIEEGQVNAKVVVDTGGQKLTSIISVEALRDLELKEGSPVTAIIKASSVLLLA, encoded by the coding sequence ATGAAGATCAGCGCCAGAAACCAGTTTGAAGGTACTGTAGTGTCGATTGAAGAGGGACAAGTCAATGCGAAGGTTGTGGTAGATACCGGAGGCCAGAAGCTCACCTCCATTATCTCAGTAGAAGCGCTGCGTGATTTGGAACTTAAGGAAGGCTCTCCTGTTACTGCAATTATCAAAGCTTCTTCCGTATTACTGTTGGCATAA
- a CDS encoding elongation factor G — protein MNNITVGLLAHVDAGKTTFAEQLLYHTEAIRSRGRVDHQDTFLDTHEIEKARGITVFADQAEFVYKNTRYFLLDTPGHVDFSPEMERCLQVLDYAVVILSAVEGVESHTETVWQLLRQHNIPTLFFINKTDRTGADPQRVLEEIRQQLSGNALMLPQLPGEALTEEMRAFIAERDDALLEMYLEGALADNVCRSALPDMVKRGGIFPCMQGSALLDLGVDEFLEYLDALTFSEYDHQLPFAGRVYKIRHDEKGTRITYIKALQGVLKNRESLEYGHAPERASGRVTGIRKYNGTKYASADWAAAGELFAVVGLSEALPGTGVGELADHQESGLIPTLKSKVLFKPPVHLKELLHAFGQLGAEDPSLNVSWDEELQELHIHVMGAIQLEILEQIMAERFRIRIAFGPPEILYKETITGTVYGCGHFEPLGHYAEVHLKLEAGERGSGITYINNCHPDDLAVGYQHQIGQHLLESGHHGLLTGSPLTDLKIILLSGRAHNKHTSGGDFREAAYRALRQGLEQAENLLLEPVYDLKIRIDSDYVGKVMSDIQQASGSFNPPEITESKAVISGTVPAASFMNYGVRLASMTQGKGSLSLRVAGYQPCHQTESVVQQRNYNKNADPAYSSTSIFCAKGQAYPVPWDEAEQHMHIKVR, from the coding sequence ATGAACAATATAACTGTCGGACTGCTTGCACATGTGGATGCCGGCAAGACGACCTTCGCCGAGCAGCTGCTCTACCATACCGAAGCGATCCGCAGCCGCGGCCGGGTGGATCATCAGGATACTTTTCTGGACACCCATGAGATTGAGAAGGCGCGCGGAATCACTGTTTTTGCCGATCAGGCTGAGTTTGTGTACAAGAACACCCGTTATTTCCTGCTGGATACCCCGGGCCATGTAGATTTCTCTCCAGAGATGGAGCGCTGCCTGCAGGTGCTGGATTATGCGGTGGTCATTCTCAGTGCGGTGGAGGGGGTAGAGAGTCATACAGAAACTGTGTGGCAGCTGCTGCGCCAGCATAACATTCCAACCCTCTTCTTCATTAACAAAACCGACCGTACCGGTGCGGACCCGCAGCGTGTACTGGAGGAGATCCGGCAACAGCTCAGCGGCAATGCCTTAATGCTGCCGCAGCTTCCGGGAGAGGCGTTGACCGAAGAGATGAGAGCATTTATAGCGGAGCGTGATGACGCGCTGCTGGAGATGTATCTGGAAGGAGCTCTGGCAGACAACGTCTGCCGCAGTGCACTGCCTGACATGGTGAAACGGGGCGGGATCTTTCCCTGCATGCAGGGCTCCGCGCTGCTCGACCTCGGAGTGGATGAGTTTCTGGAATATCTGGACGCATTGACCTTCTCGGAGTACGATCATCAGCTGCCTTTTGCCGGCAGGGTCTACAAAATACGCCACGATGAAAAAGGCACACGCATCACCTACATCAAAGCACTTCAGGGAGTGCTAAAGAATAGGGAGAGCCTGGAGTATGGACATGCTCCGGAACGTGCTTCAGGGCGGGTGACCGGAATCCGCAAGTATAACGGCACGAAATATGCTTCTGCCGATTGGGCTGCAGCAGGGGAGCTGTTTGCAGTTGTCGGCCTGTCTGAAGCCCTACCCGGTACGGGAGTCGGTGAACTGGCAGACCATCAGGAAAGCGGATTGATTCCTACGCTGAAATCCAAAGTTCTTTTTAAGCCGCCGGTACACCTGAAAGAGCTGCTGCATGCTTTTGGACAGCTGGGTGCGGAAGATCCGTCACTCAATGTAAGCTGGGATGAAGAGCTGCAGGAGCTGCATATCCATGTGATGGGCGCGATTCAGCTGGAGATTCTGGAGCAGATCATGGCTGAACGGTTCCGGATCCGGATTGCCTTTGGGCCGCCGGAGATTCTCTACAAGGAGACGATCACTGGCACCGTCTATGGCTGCGGACATTTCGAACCGCTTGGCCACTACGCTGAGGTTCATCTGAAGCTGGAGGCGGGGGAACGCGGCAGCGGTATTACCTACATTAACAATTGTCATCCGGATGATCTGGCTGTAGGCTACCAGCATCAGATTGGGCAGCATTTACTGGAGAGCGGCCATCACGGCCTGCTGACAGGTTCACCGCTGACCGACCTCAAGATCATCTTGCTCAGCGGAAGAGCGCATAATAAGCATACAAGCGGCGGCGATTTCCGCGAAGCGGCATATCGCGCCTTGCGCCAGGGGCTGGAGCAGGCGGAGAATCTGCTGCTTGAACCGGTCTATGACCTGAAGATCCGGATAGATTCAGACTATGTGGGCAAAGTAATGAGTGATATCCAGCAGGCCAGCGGCAGCTTCAATCCTCCGGAGATTACAGAGTCCAAGGCTGTCATTTCCGGTACGGTTCCGGCGGCAAGCTTCATGAATTACGGAGTGAGACTCGCCTCCATGACGCAGGGCAAAGGCTCGCTGTCGCTCAGAGTCGCCGGTTATCAGCCGTGCCATCAGACCGAGTCAGTGGTTCAGCAGCGGAATTATAATAAAAATGCCGATCCGGCTTACTCTTCAACCTCTATCTTCTGCGCCAAAGGCCAGGCGTATCCGGTACCGTGGGATGAAGCGGAGCAGCATATGCATATTAAAGTACGATGA
- a CDS encoding DMT family transporter codes for MIAGILLALIAGALVSLQNIFNAKVNEHTGSWTTTTLVLGMGFAASLIMGLIMEGKNMFTLQHMQPWYWFSGMIGVGVVICLVQATRILGATYAISIVLTAQLGFALLWDSLGWLGLEKVPFSFNQLIGVFIIVGGILVFKLGGKSDSKESAGAVKRRSALHTD; via the coding sequence ATGATAGCAGGAATACTACTCGCGCTGATCGCGGGTGCACTGGTTAGTCTACAGAATATTTTCAATGCCAAGGTCAATGAGCATACAGGCTCCTGGACAACCACCACACTGGTGCTGGGCATGGGATTCGCGGCGTCTCTGATTATGGGGCTGATTATGGAAGGGAAGAACATGTTCACGCTGCAGCATATGCAGCCCTGGTACTGGTTCAGCGGGATGATCGGCGTAGGCGTCGTAATCTGCCTGGTCCAGGCCACCAGAATCCTTGGCGCAACGTATGCAATCTCGATCGTTCTGACCGCCCAGCTCGGCTTCGCCTTGCTCTGGGATTCCCTGGGCTGGCTGGGGCTGGAGAAGGTTCCGTTCTCGTTCAACCAGCTGATCGGCGTGTTCATTATCGTCGGAGGGATTCTGGTGTTCAAATTAGGCGGCAAAAGCGATTCCAAGGAATCTGCCGGAGCCGTTAAGCGCCGCAGTGCGCTGCATACGGATTAA
- a CDS encoding Crp/Fnr family transcriptional regulator, producing MKETEDPGQVQAYLQKHQLDHIFTGQLKPLLSLQSYDPGEHICSKGDPSGTLYVLVKGKLKIYTTSAEGRTLIISFKTPLELIGDVEYIQGTEMLNTVEAVSPVHMIAVPYRWLNKYAKDHPPLLHFMLEIITQKFYRKSSFLSLNLMHPVDVRLASYLLSISYDESDPQFTGQLNTVNLVDTANFIGTSYRHLNRVIRKFCQEGLTERSSGAIIVKDREGLSALASRNIYE from the coding sequence ATGAAGGAAACTGAGGACCCCGGGCAGGTGCAGGCCTATCTGCAGAAGCACCAGCTCGATCATATTTTCACAGGGCAGCTTAAGCCGCTCTTGTCGCTGCAGAGCTACGATCCGGGGGAGCATATCTGTTCCAAAGGAGACCCTTCAGGCACACTCTATGTGCTGGTCAAGGGGAAGCTTAAGATTTATACGACCTCGGCAGAGGGCAGGACACTGATCATCTCATTCAAAACACCGCTGGAGCTTATCGGCGATGTTGAATATATTCAGGGTACGGAAATGCTCAATACAGTAGAAGCGGTGTCACCGGTTCACATGATTGCGGTGCCGTACCGCTGGCTGAACAAATATGCGAAGGATCATCCGCCGCTGCTGCATTTTATGCTGGAGATCATCACTCAGAAGTTCTACCGGAAGTCCAGCTTCCTCAGTCTTAATCTGATGCATCCGGTGGATGTGCGGCTGGCCAGCTACCTGCTGTCCATCTCCTACGACGAATCCGATCCGCAATTTACCGGTCAGCTGAATACGGTTAATCTGGTGGATACCGCTAATTTCATCGGCACCAGCTACAGGCATTTGAACAGAGTGATCCGGAAATTCTGCCAGGAAGGGCTGACCGAGCGCAGCTCCGGGGCAATTATCGTCAAGGACAGGGAAGGGCTCTCCGCCCTGGCAAGCCGCAATATTTATGAATAA
- a CDS encoding sensor histidine kinase — protein sequence MKAYNKLILWTILTGLIVIAILNGYVSYREIREPGKAYRVEINRIIDQVQRGVPPEEIIFTHGDYTYVNGLSWIDQGAEAQAVERFFAGIGVADSYEFTVKPVYLEQQLTGYLRFSYRLPGADHSVFLILNVFLLAALGAVTALLFYIRKQILEPFHTLQELPYELSRGQLNTGMKEHRSRFFGRFVWGLDLLRQTLDTQKQTNLRLEKDRQTLVASLSHELKTPVAAIRLYASALDGSLYDSEEKRQVAVRLIGQKAEQIEQLIGEIITASVSSLQDIEIVPGEFYISDLNRKVIQGHKERLELLKIELETGPYQDKLLQGDQDKLLEVINNLIENAIKYGDGRRISMTFREEDYRQLIVIENSGEPLLPGELPYIFTSFWRGSNAEGKPGNGLGLFICKQLLQKMGGDIFAKPLEHGMRFVLVLRY from the coding sequence ATGAAGGCATATAACAAACTGATTCTCTGGACAATACTCACCGGGCTCATCGTGATTGCCATTCTGAATGGATATGTATCCTACCGGGAAATACGGGAGCCCGGCAAAGCTTACCGGGTGGAGATCAACCGGATTATTGATCAGGTGCAGCGCGGGGTGCCGCCGGAAGAGATTATATTTACTCACGGAGATTATACATACGTTAACGGGTTAAGCTGGATAGATCAGGGGGCGGAGGCCCAGGCTGTTGAGCGGTTTTTTGCCGGAATAGGTGTAGCGGATTCATACGAATTCACAGTCAAACCTGTCTATCTGGAGCAGCAGCTGACAGGGTATTTAAGGTTCTCATACCGGTTGCCCGGTGCGGATCACAGCGTATTCCTAATCCTGAATGTGTTCCTGCTGGCGGCGCTTGGGGCGGTGACTGCACTGCTGTTCTATATCCGGAAGCAGATTCTGGAGCCGTTTCACACCTTACAAGAGTTGCCTTACGAGTTATCCAGAGGCCAATTGAATACAGGCATGAAGGAGCACCGTAGCCGGTTCTTCGGCCGGTTCGTATGGGGACTTGACCTGCTGCGGCAGACACTGGATACCCAGAAGCAGACCAATCTCCGCCTGGAAAAAGACCGCCAGACGCTGGTCGCCTCCCTGTCGCATGAGCTCAAAACACCTGTTGCCGCAATCAGGCTGTACGCTAGTGCTCTAGACGGCAGCCTCTATGACAGCGAAGAGAAACGTCAAGTGGCCGTCAGGCTGATTGGCCAGAAAGCGGAGCAGATTGAGCAGCTGATCGGTGAGATCATTACAGCCTCAGTCTCCTCGCTGCAGGATATTGAGATCGTCCCGGGAGAGTTCTATATAAGTGATTTGAACAGGAAGGTTATCCAGGGTCATAAAGAACGGTTGGAGCTGCTGAAGATTGAGCTGGAGACGGGGCCCTATCAGGACAAGCTGCTGCAGGGCGATCAGGATAAGCTGCTTGAGGTGATTAATAATCTTATCGAGAATGCGATAAAATACGGCGACGGCAGGCGCATCAGTATGACCTTCCGCGAAGAGGACTACCGCCAGCTGATCGTTATCGAGAATTCGGGCGAACCGCTATTGCCGGGCGAGCTGCCTTATATCTTCACCAGCTTCTGGCGCGGCTCCAACGCGGAGGGGAAGCCGGGTAACGGCCTCGGCCTATTCATCTGCAAGCAGCTGCTGCAGAAGATGGGCGGCGATATCTTCGCTAAGCCGCTGGAGCATGGGATGCGGTTTGTGCTGGTGCTGCGGTATTGA
- a CDS encoding response regulator transcription factor: MADILIIEDNAELAEVIRDFLQVEGYSVFIAASGEEGLAYLETHPVKLLLLDIMLPELDGFAVCRLAREKFNLPILIMSARHGDDNKIIGLELGADDYLEKPFSVNLLTAKVKAHLRRSYEMNDDKQLLADGDLTINRTSMMVYKSGQQLGMTAKEYELLVLLMSNKGKALRKEWLFQQVWGADSFSEPSTLTVHMNKLRDKIELNPKEPRRIVTVWGVGYKYEGI, encoded by the coding sequence GTGGCGGATATTCTGATCATTGAAGACAATGCGGAGCTGGCGGAGGTGATTAGGGATTTTTTGCAGGTGGAGGGGTATTCTGTATTCATTGCAGCCTCCGGTGAAGAGGGATTGGCATATCTGGAGACGCATCCGGTCAAGCTGCTGCTGCTCGATATTATGCTGCCGGAGCTTGACGGCTTCGCCGTCTGCAGACTCGCCAGGGAGAAGTTCAATCTGCCGATTCTGATAATGAGTGCACGCCATGGGGATGACAATAAGATTATTGGTCTTGAGCTTGGTGCGGATGATTATCTGGAGAAGCCTTTCTCGGTCAACCTGCTGACAGCCAAGGTCAAAGCACATCTGCGTCGAAGCTATGAGATGAACGACGATAAGCAGCTGCTGGCAGATGGTGACCTTACGATTAACCGCACCTCAATGATGGTATATAAAAGCGGTCAGCAGCTCGGAATGACGGCCAAGGAATATGAGCTGCTGGTACTGCTGATGAGTAATAAGGGAAAGGCTCTGCGCAAAGAGTGGCTGTTCCAACAGGTATGGGGAGCAGACAGCTTCAGTGAGCCTTCGACGCTGACGGTACATATGAACAAGCTGCGGGACAAAATCGAACTGAACCCCAAAGAGCCGAGGCGGATTGTAACCGTCTGGGGGGTAGGGTACAAGTATGAAGGCATATAA
- a CDS encoding NUDIX hydrolase yields MAEIIDKVAWIYIVDGKVLGARSKGKDTYYFPGGKREAGESDAQTLMREIEEELSVQILPETIAEFGSFEAPAHGKAEGVSVRMTCLTADYAGELSPASEIEELAWLTYEDKARVSAVSVIIMDKLREMQLLS; encoded by the coding sequence ATGGCTGAAATCATAGATAAAGTGGCCTGGATATATATCGTGGACGGCAAGGTGCTTGGCGCCCGGTCCAAAGGAAAGGATACTTACTACTTCCCGGGAGGCAAGCGGGAGGCGGGTGAGAGTGATGCACAGACGCTGATGCGGGAGATCGAAGAGGAATTATCTGTTCAGATCCTACCGGAGACCATTGCAGAATTCGGAAGCTTTGAAGCTCCCGCGCATGGCAAAGCGGAAGGCGTCTCTGTCCGGATGACCTGTCTCACGGCAGATTACGCCGGAGAGCTGAGTCCGGCTTCGGAGATTGAGGAGTTAGCGTGGTTGACCTATGAGGACAAAGCGCGCGTGTCAGCCGTCAGTGTGATTATTATGGACAAGCTGCGGGAAATGCAGCTGCTCTCCTAA
- a CDS encoding iron-sulfur cluster biosynthesis family protein, with protein MQIQLNPLTEERLAQSLAGQPGQFKMFYDTEDCGCNGVLVIRIVSGPSPTDIVFQTEPFTFLCDRQQESLFDEVMRLEAEAGYPAYKLTSDSTLFGSNIRVQDARS; from the coding sequence ATGCAAATACAACTAAACCCGCTCACCGAAGAACGGCTTGCGCAGAGTCTTGCCGGCCAGCCCGGGCAATTCAAAATGTTCTATGATACGGAGGACTGCGGCTGCAATGGCGTGCTGGTGATCCGGATTGTAAGCGGGCCTTCCCCGACGGATATTGTATTTCAAACCGAACCCTTCACCTTTCTGTGCGACCGGCAGCAGGAATCCCTATTCGATGAGGTCATGCGTCTGGAAGCAGAGGCAGGCTATCCTGCCTACAAGCTGACAAGCGATTCTACCTTGTTCGGCAGTAATATCAGAGTGCAGGATGCACGCAGCTGA
- a CDS encoding DMT family transporter, which produces MKGIIFAFIGGACITLQGVANARISQDIGTWQAATITQFTGFLMALVIALFVRDGKKHGFRKVNPLYLIGGGFAAFVIFSEVTAIQSIGVTLTISALLIAQLCLTFVIDIKGWFGVAKQKMKLPQFIGIGMMILGVVVLKF; this is translated from the coding sequence ATGAAGGGGATAATTTTCGCATTTATAGGCGGGGCCTGCATCACGCTGCAAGGGGTAGCGAATGCACGGATCAGCCAGGATATTGGTACGTGGCAGGCAGCGACAATCACGCAGTTCACCGGGTTCCTGATGGCGCTGGTCATTGCGCTGTTCGTCCGGGACGGCAAGAAACACGGGTTCCGCAAGGTTAATCCGTTATACCTGATCGGCGGCGGTTTTGCCGCATTCGTTATTTTCAGTGAGGTAACGGCGATTCAGAGCATAGGTGTTACCTTAACCATCTCTGCTTTGCTGATTGCCCAGCTGTGCCTGACTTTTGTCATCGACATTAAGGGCTGGTTCGGGGTAGCCAAGCAGAAGATGAAGCTGCCGCAGTTTATCGGGATCGGGATGATGATCCTCGGTGTGGTTGTGCTGAAATTCTGA
- a CDS encoding SDR family oxidoreductase gives MRLQNKVAVVTGAASGMGKAIAALYAKEGAKVVVADIHLEAAETVAGEIKSGGGEAFAVKANVADESDIQNLIDTTVKTYGTVDILVNNAGIMDNFEPAGDIEDDSWNRILAVNTTSVMRATRKVLPIFLAKQQGVIINVASAGGLFGARAGAAYTASKHAVVGFTKNTGFMYAPQGIRCNAIAPGGVETNIGSTMTHINEFGMGRTQPGLALNPRTGKPEEIAQLALFLASEEASFINGTVVTADGGWTAY, from the coding sequence GTGAGACTTCAGAATAAAGTAGCGGTAGTGACCGGAGCAGCATCCGGGATGGGCAAGGCGATTGCGGCTCTCTATGCCAAAGAAGGTGCTAAGGTAGTAGTTGCGGACATTCACTTGGAGGCTGCGGAGACGGTGGCCGGGGAAATTAAGTCCGGCGGCGGAGAAGCCTTCGCGGTGAAAGCGAATGTTGCTGATGAATCTGATATTCAGAACCTGATCGACACTACAGTAAAAACCTATGGCACCGTAGATATCCTGGTGAACAATGCGGGGATTATGGATAACTTTGAACCGGCCGGAGACATTGAGGATGACAGCTGGAACCGTATCCTGGCCGTCAATACTACATCCGTTATGCGTGCTACACGCAAGGTGCTGCCAATTTTTTTGGCCAAACAGCAGGGTGTAATTATTAACGTTGCTTCCGCAGGCGGCCTGTTCGGTGCCCGGGCTGGTGCAGCTTACACAGCCTCCAAGCATGCGGTTGTCGGATTCACTAAGAATACCGGATTTATGTATGCCCCGCAGGGTATCCGCTGCAATGCGATAGCCCCTGGTGGTGTAGAGACCAATATCGGATCTACCATGACGCATATTAATGAATTCGGGATGGGACGCACTCAGCCGGGCTTGGCTCTTAATCCGCGTACGGGCAAACCGGAAGAAATCGCACAGCTTGCCCTGTTCCTGGCTTCAGAGGAGGCCAGCTTTATTAATGGAACAGTAGTGACTGCCGATGGCGGCTGGACTGCTTATTAA